From the Mangifera indica cultivar Alphonso chromosome 10, CATAS_Mindica_2.1, whole genome shotgun sequence genome, one window contains:
- the LOC123227595 gene encoding protein LSD1-like, translated as MQSQIVCNGCRSVLLYPRGATNVCCALCNTITSVPLSGMEMSQLICGGCRTLLMYTRGATSVRCSCCHTVNLAPSPNQVAHVNCGNCRTTLMYPYGAPSVKCAVCHYVTNVGMPNVRVPLPANRSNATAASGTSPSSSTSQTQTVVVENPMTVDESGKLVSNVVVGVTTDKK; from the exons ATGCAGAGTCAAATTGTGTGTAATGGGTGTAGGAGCGTTCTTCTTTATCCCAGAGGAGCAACGAATGTTTGTTGCGCGTTATGCAATACGATTACATCTGTGCCTCTTTCTG GTATGGAAATGTCCCAACTTATATGTGGAGGTTGCAGGACATTGCTAATGTATACTCGGGGGGCAACAAGTGTGAGATGCTCCTGCTGCCACACCGTGAATCTTGCACCAT CTCCTAACCAGGTTGCTCATGTCAACTGTGGCAACTGCCGGACAACCCTAATGTACCCTTATGGAGCTCCATCAGTTAAATGTGCAGTCTGTCACTATGTTACTAATGTCGGT ATGCCAAATGTAAGGGTTCCACTTCCGGCAAACAGATCTAATGCAACAGCCGCTTCTGGTACATCACCTTCTTCTTCAACG TCTCAGACACAAACTGTTGTTGTCGAAAACCCTATGACTGTTGACGAAAGCGGGAAATTG GTGAGCAACGTTGTTGTCGGTGTCACAACAGATAAGAAATAA